The Neofelis nebulosa isolate mNeoNeb1 chromosome 1, mNeoNeb1.pri, whole genome shotgun sequence sequence ACTTGGAACTTCTTCATAGGCAGCCTTGGGACATCTCTTGGGTTGTTCTTTCGCTTCTACAGTAGGGCTTTCCCCTTGGGACGTGAGATGCCTTATTCCCATGGGATTTGGGCTCAGCTCCTTAGAGGCAAAggagccccccccctccctgcgCAGTGGGGGATCTCGGCAGGCTGTGGGCATAGCAGTAACTAGTACAACTGCTTTTCGTGTCCGAAGGTAAGATGTATGGTTAGAAGCAGGAATGGCCGATGATAGAAAGAACTGCTTTAGTTCTGTGCTTGCGAATCAGCAAGAAGTAGGCACGTTCTCAAACATAATAGAATCCCAAACTATATTATTTTCCCTTGATTATTTCGATGCTGCTTTAGGCATGAACGAATTTGggggtttttaatttatttttaaaaagtgtcttttaatgtttattattttgagagagacagaacgcgagcgggggaggggcagagagagagggagacacagaatcggaagcgggctccaggctccgagctgtcagcacagagcccgactcagggctcgaacccacaaaccacgagatcatgacctgagtggaagtcggaggctcagtcgactgagccacccaggcgccccttgaactaTCTGATTTTTGTAATCCTTCATGCCATTTAGCACAGGTAGTCACGCCAGGTAGACACCCCTCAAGTGTAGGGAAGAATGGTGGTAACAGCACAGATGTGGACACAGGGGTCCCTGGAAGGCAGGGTAATTGTCTGAAATGACCAGAAGCTACATATgtgtcacttcctctctgtcGCTGCCAATCAAGTACCTCTAACTACTCGGAACACCTCCTTTCCTTATTCCGCGGAAGTGACATTGATCGTAACCTCCCATCACTGTCCCTTGGCATCAAAATCAACGCATGCAGCTCGTactattcatcaaatatttactgaaaacttACCACTCTGTGCAAGCCGGAGGCCAGAAGCTTGggatacaaagtcataaaatgcagTTGCAACGGAGGTGACAAATAGCTACATGGTGTGGCTGGGTTTCACACAAATGCTACAGGGAGACTCAGAGACGGCACCCCGGGAGCTGAGCCCAGCACAGGACTTGGGGCTTGAAAAATGAGTTTGTGATCTTTTcgggggagaagaggaaaatgtatTCAAGGCACAGGGACTGGTTCGTGCTAAGGCAGGAAGCATGACAGAGCCTTGTATGTATTGAGAACGGCAGACCGTTCTGTTGAATGGGCTTTCagtccatcgtgtgtgtgtgtctgtgtgggggggggggggggggggggcttgaagGAGATGATAAGGCTGGAGAGGTGGTAAATGATCTCATGCCTCATTTATATTTTACCCAGTAGATAAGGGGAAAACAGCTGAGTTTCTTTAGCcatgaaaataaagagattagGGTTGGTTTTAGCCAGGTTGTCCTGATGTGAAGAAAGCATGCGAAGGGTGTCATTCCAGAAACCAAGAAACCAGTCTCACCTTCCCTGCCAGTCTGGGCGACACCCGTACAGGCCTAGATTGTGGCAGAGTGACGctttagagaaaaagaggggaaTGGACCCTTCAGATGCCCTGTCAGATGTGAGGGTCGGGGAGGCAGAGCAGGAAGAATTTTTCACCGCTCTGGGTAGGGTGTGGTTACTGACCTAAGGCATGTTTAGTTTTTAGAACAGGGTGGAGAGGATAAACCGGCATTTGCACCAACAAATAAAACTGTTACTCCTGTTTGTAATTTTGTAGCACCAGCAGATAATGAACCCCTTTCCTTGAAAATCACATGGTGTCAATTTCATGCCTGTGGCAAAGCGCCCTAATTAAAGACATCCTACAGTTGCTCAAGTCTTTCCTCCTgcacattctttcctttctcccacaaCAGATCCCCCTACATCAACCCCCTTACCGCAAGACACCAACAGGAGTTCAGACTGAGGGCAAGTGTGGAGCCGTTCTGGGCTCTGGTGCAAGTATGATCTataaaaagacatttagaaaacaaGGAGCCATGTTGCCATTTTGCCTTTAATGGAAAAGTGGCTAGcagttacagtaaaaaaaaaaaaaaaaaatttagtttaataaaaaaaacaaactatccAACTTCTAGGCAATCACTGAATTTTCggaaacacacatacactcgAAAACCAACGGtctgtataaaaataaactttgaatgtGCGGCTAAAAAGGGAGATCCCCAGTCTTTTCGGCTGCACAAACGGGCAGTAAAAAGGAGGCGAGTCTGGGTGAGCCGGGTTCACCCCAGCGCAGAGGGGGCTTTGACTTTGGAAGACAGAGCCTGTTTGAAGCGCCTCTTGAGGTCTTGCATGTTGGGAGAGCGCGGCCGGGGAATGATGGaggctctcctcctctccccgctGACGCCGTGCGACTTGCTCACCTCTTTGCAGAGGTGCTGAAACACATTGCAGACGTCCTCGTAGTTTTCACTGGTGGAAATTTCAAGGAACAGGCTGCCCAGCTCGTTGGCTAGTTGAACGCCATCACGCGTTTGCACCTGCCGGGCATGCAGAAGGTCCCCCTTGTTGCCCACGATGACGACGGGGACCCTGCCGTCAGGGTGGACCTTCCGGATGTGCTGGTAGAGGGGGCGGATGGACTGGTAGCTGTCGTAGTCCGTGATGGAGTAGACCAGCAGAAAGCCGTCTGCCCACTGCATGCACCTGGACAGCGGATCAGCTACCTGGAGGAGGTTGTCTTGGACCTGAGAAAGATCAACACGAGTCTGGATCAAGGAAGCCCGCAGTGGGAGCGGACTCAAAATAAGATCAAAGGGACCCTCGGGAAAGCAAGTTCGAAAAAGAAATCGTAAGTACAGTTTTCAGACTCTACCTAGCTTCTGCGGAAGGCGGCTCTGGCTGCGGGGAGAACAGATTCTCCGGCCAGGTCCCTGCCTGGGTTATTTTATTGGCTGCCATTAATGCTGGATCCTTCGGCCCCCTGCTTGGCAGGTATTCTGTGGTGAGCCCTGGCTGACTGAAGGATGACTTCAGCGAGAACTTTCAAATGCGAATGGCACAATCTTTAGGGAACTGGGAATaaacaaaactttgaaaacaagccaagataaatatcttttcccaagcccatagaaatatttttagcatGCCCTTTTTGAGAATGTTACAGAAACaaattccttctttctgttcttccactAGACCTTGCCTCCCTAGAAGGGAGTGCAATTAATAACTCGTTAATCAATTACTAACTTGAGGGAACAGTTAGAAGCACGTCAGCAGTCCCTGCTAGGGGAGGAGCCCCTCCCCAGAATCCCACCCCAATCATTTTGTTAACGGTTTCCTGGCCCAGTGCTGGAAGCTGGGGCAGTGACGCCCCACTAGGGTTGTAGAGAAAGGTCAAGCATCTCTCTCCTTTGGAGGTGACGGACACCAGGATGCTGCCTCCCTAACCATCCACCCACCCTGCCCAAGCCCCCAGGAGGGTTTCTAAGCCCCCACCCGGGGACAGCCCACTTCTATATCTAAAGGCAAAACGGGTGTGTTTAGACATCTTGCTCAAGcctgggagccccccccccccccggccccggggTATGCAAGGTGGTGAGCTGTTTGCTTCTGGCAGTCCTTACCTGGATGCCCCCGGGGGTGTCCTGAATCTGCAAGGATAGCTGGTCCCCCTCTACATAGACGAGCCGTGAATACAACTTGCCTGGAGAGTGAAGGAGAGTTTGCTTTTAAATTCCTAGCCTCCTATCAGGAGAGAGAAAGCCGGAGCTCGGGGCATGCAGCCACGGAAGCAGAGAGCACGAAATTATTCTAACCTGTATTCGGTTCATAATCGCCGATGAATCTCCTGGTGAGGAAGCGCACGATCATTGCTGAAAGGGAACCATGGGGAAGTCCGCTAAACGACTGGAACCAAACAGTCACCCCGGACGCTCTCGAGGAAAAGGAGGGGGCGATGGGCCGCAGGACAGCGGGTACTGCCCCAGTCCTACGGCTCTGCAACACCCAGGGTGCGGCCGTCGCGGTCTCCCGCGCGTCGGGGTGTGACTGCAGGTGCCCGGCCTGCCGCACCAGCCCCCCGCCATTCTCCAGCAGGTGCCAACCCGGGCGGGAGGGAGCCCTGGAGTAGACAACCCCGGGGAAGCAGCGGGAAAAGCGGGCTGGCGGGGGAGAGCCGGGGCCCGCGCCGAAACTTCCAGGTTCCTCCCCGCGCTCCACCCCGCCTCCCTCCGCTCCAGAGCTCCGGCTCTTCCCCGAAGCCcggttccccgccccccccccccaccccctccccggcgCGGCCCCCCCGGGCACTCACCGCTCTTGCCCACGCGGCCGGCGCCCAGCACGGCCAGCTTGATGTCCTTGGGCGGGAGGCAATCGGAGGAGGACTCGGGGATGGGCGCGAGCAGACAGTGCCCGGACATGCTGGGCGGCCGCATGGAGGGCGCGCCGGCCGAGCGGGACCCGCCGCCGAGAGCGCAAACCCGCCGAGCCCGGCCGCAGCGCCGCGGCGGCCAGCAGAGCGCGCGGGGACGCTGGAGCGCGGGCACCGCGGCGGCCGGCGCAGCGCGCGGGGCTCCGCGCGTTTTAAAGGGCTCGGCGCGCGCGGTGGGGGCGCGGCGGCCGCCtccggctcctcctcctcccgcccctTCCCGCGGCGGCCGGGAGGGGACGCGCTGGGAGAGCCGAGGGGCCGGTGGCCGCGGGCGTGCGCGCCGCCTAGCCGCTTGACGCGCTGTGCGCGGCTCCCGCCTGCGGCCCCTGCAAGGACCGCCCCCGTCCCGCGAGTGCGTGggaggccccgcgtcaggctgtgccTGCGTAGCCCTGGAGGCCCCTCCTTCCCGCAGAGACGAACCCGGGTCACTGGGCCGGTGGGTGAAGCTGAGATCCCCGTGAGCTGGAGGAGGAACGAAAGAGGAAACGGTGCACTCGGTCGGGTGTCTCCGCAACAACGGGAGGGATAAATTCCTGTTGAGTGCAGTGGCCCTGTTTATTTCCAAAAGGTGCTAAGGGATGACATTAATAGGGAAGAAAGAGGGGGGTGGAGTCCTGCATTCGTGTCAGTATAAGGGAACTCGGTCACGGTGATCTGGCTCCGGATATGTGAAGGCCCCTTCCGGGCAGTAATTGTTTGCCACTCGGCCTCCCCGCCCGACCCTCGCCCCTCGCCCCTCGCCCCTCGCTGCTGGCCTTGGCTGAATCCATTCATTAGGGAACCACTCGGCCTCCCCGCCAGACCCTCGCCCCTCGCTGCTGGCCTTGGCTGAATCCATTCATTAGGGAACCCTCAATGCACATTCCGTCCCCTGGGAGCTTTGGCTCTGGACTGATTCTCCATTGCTCTCTGCACTTGAGCCAGGCATTTGCTTTATTACTCAAGTCCTAAAATGAaggttggtgaggatggggagtgGAAGAGGAGGACACAAAAGGGAAAAGTGGCCTGCTCTCGGGTTTGGGGAGCCCACCGTCGGAAGGCAGAAGCCTTGGGATTTTATCCTTGTAGGTTCAGAACTTCATGCTTCTGGCCTCCTGTGTACCCACCTCAAACGTCCAGTTGCCTGTTGGGCGGCCCCACCCTTGACGCCCCTTTCTCTCGGTTGAGTCAGTTGGCTTTGGCTGCATGACAAACTGCATGAAACTTAATGGTTTAAAACGACAATCCCCCACAGTTGCTCACAAGTCTGTAGGTCAGTGGAGGGGTTATCCTAGTCTAGGCCAGAATCAGCTGGCCTAGGCTGGGTCCTTTCACGTATCTGCGGAGAACTGGCAGGGGGTGGGCGGTGGCGGGCAGGCAGTCAGCTGTGATGGGGGACGAGCAGTGACGGAGTCACAGGTCTCTCCCCACCCCGCAGGCTGGCCCGAGTTTGCTCCTGTGGCGGCTGGGCAGCGAgtggaagcagaagcagaaaaggCCTCTTGAACCCCAGGCTCCATGGTGGAACCCATCACCCCTGCTGCATTCCGTGGGCCAAAGCGAGACACAATGCCGGCCCAAATTCAAGAGGGCAAGATACACCCCACTCCTTAGTGGAGGGAGCTGAAGTCACACTTGAAAGGGCTGAGTGTATGCAGAGGGGTAGAGAGTGGGATCCATGTTTGCAACCAACCACACTAATGCATGTTCCTTCCGGCTCCCCACGTGTCCCGACCGGCAACCTGTGAGCCATCCTTGATTCCAACCACTCTCACTTCCGAGTTCCACCATTTCTACGGCCTGCACACCTTGGTGTCTCCCCTCTCCGTCCCACTGCCGTCCTCGCTTCTCAGTTGACTTCTTCAGGGCTCCTGCAGTAGACTAGgaatctctcctctctcagatTTCTTTGATCATTGctgccacccccagccctgtCTCCCAGTTCCTCTCTCTTGGGAGGCCCTTGGCAGCACGGGTCTCAACTGTCACTTTCTGTTCCACTGGTTTCCTGCCTGTCTCCAGGAGGGCAGAGACTCTCGTTTGTGCCTTTAGCATCAGCACACAGTGGTAGCTGGGACTTACAAGGTCCTTTGTTCACGGACCGACTTTCTGAATGAGTAAGTGAGTAAATGATGTCTTCCCTGTGTGAGCTGGAAAGGGCAGAAATCGTATGTATAACCATCATCCAAATACCTCGGTTTTGAAAGCAAAATGCTCTCAAGAGAAAGTGTTCCAGGAAGTGTCCTGGGATGAACTGCCGTATCTCAGTTGCACGGACCTTTGCCGGCTCACAAGGCAGTCTTTTAAACCTCAGTTTAACTGGAAAGATTTGAAGCAGGGCGCCTCCTTCCTCGACGGGGGGAAGGTACCATAAAGACAGCTACTATTTACAAAACCTTGAAACTATCTGGTTCCAAGGGTCCTTCAGCTGCTCAGTAATAGGTGTCCAAGTTGTTGTCTCCCAGATTCTCTTGGCTCTCCTTACACAAAAGGGCCCCTGCTTCGCCAAACACCAAGTCCTCAGCAAAGCAGGGAGGGTGGGACTCTATTCTTTGGTCTCTTTTTTATTATGACAAAATAATTCTCAGAACCCGCAGACTTTCTCTTATCTCTGAATCTCCAGAGCTGAGAAGTTGAGAGTTTATCCAAGTATCTCGCAAAGACTGGGACTGCCACTCCCTTAGGACAATCGTCGTCCCTTCCCAGGAGCTAGCAGGCACACTGCTTGCccattaaaaatcaagaaatagaagagGGGATCACTGTGGAGCAGGAGTCCATGGGACCTGCCACAAACACCCCTCACTTTCCCATTAAAATGCAGAACTCTCAAGGGAAAAGAGAGCACTTTCTTGGCTGAATCTTGGGCTTATCTCTTCACCTCACATTCCCCAGCTCACATTCGGTCAGAAATAAGATCGTTTTGATTTAAGGTCACCCAATAAGTAAGATTCCTAAGACTGTTCCTCTGTCCACTGATGATTATGTTCCATTTTGCATTCATGTCGCACCTTTGCTCAGAGAGCTCAAAATGTTATTCTTTGCATTTGCAGATAGATAATCCATGACCTTTTAATACAGACAATATGTTACCGAACTGTTACTGAACATTATAAATAGCCTTCCTAAAATGGTTgcagcttgtgttctctttcattttggatttctttGTGTCCAGAGTGATGTAAAATTGCACTGCAACCAATAATTCACAGGCATACTGAAGTGGTTTTAACATAATGGAGATGCGTAGGCACAGATGTAGACACACAAATCCTGTGGGTGTTTAGAATAAGTGTGAGGGGCAGAATTTGGGAATTTGCAAATATCAGCCTCAGGAAGTTATTAACCCTTTACCAGCCAAGTAAGCTTGATTTCTAGCCCTCAGGCAAAACTTTGCTGAGGGTACTTGTCTAGTTCAAGAACATCTCTCCCCCCACTGCCCATCATCTCCTAATATCAACTATCTTTCCTGCGTATCCTAAATCCTTGAACACTGAGCTTACTGGGGACTCACAGACTACCTTTTGGTAGTATTCCCAGAATAAAAATTGTGCTTCTGTACCAGCTCCCTACTTTATTTCAATCTTCAAAATTATTGAAAATCTAGTCATTGCAAAGCTCTGTTAAGTGCTGGTACAAAACACAGAGAACAGCTTTGTTACCATTTACTGAGGAGACAAAGTATAAGACATTCCCGCCTGCCATCACAGACATCCCCAGTGAAACAGTGAAATTAATTCCCTTTTATAAAATtgcttaatttacaaaaaaacttctcatattttttctttaatctttttttttttttttttttttttgggcagagtgtgagcgggggagtgttagcaagagagggagacacagactctgaagcaggctccagggtccaagctgtcagcacagagcctgacatggggcttgaactcacgaactacaagatcatgacctgagccaaagttgggcgcttaactgactgagccacccaggcgccccatttcttcCTTAATCTTAGATTAAGCCTGTAAAACGGGTTAAATATCTCCTAAATTGAGATTCAGACAAGTTCGGTAccttacccaaagtcacagagccatTCAGCAGTAGACGCCCCAGCCCCTCTGATGTCCAGTCTTGGCACTTCCCATCAAGGTAGAGAACAGGATGGAAAACGCACCAGTCGTGGACAAGGAGTGACAAAGCAGGTCAGGGTGCCAACTCCCAGTACAGCTACAACGGGAAGAATTAAATCtgaagggggcgggggtggtggtggtcatcAGGGAAAGCTACGGGGAGAAACGGCCTGGTCTCTGAGCTTCAATGATATTTGATAGGTGGAagcacagagagcaggagagagcatGTCAAGCTGAAGGAAGAGCATGAGCAAAATCATGGAGGTAGAAAGTATAATTCAAGTTCGGGGAGCTGGCAGACTCCAATATCAGGATGTAGCGTGATCCAAGAAGTTGGCGACCCCGCCACGGACGGCAATGAACGCTACGCTCGCTCGGGAATGTATCTGGAGTCCAtggaaaaccactgaactgtTCTCGAGGAGGGAACAATATGTAACT is a genomic window containing:
- the RASL11A gene encoding ras-like protein family member 11A isoform X1, with protein sequence MRPPSMSGHCLLAPIPESSSDCLPPKDIKLAVLGAGRVGKSAMIVRFLTRRFIGDYEPNTGKLYSRLVYVEGDQLSLQIQDTPGGIQVQDNLLQVADPLSRCMQWADGFLLVYSITDYDSYQSIRPLYQHIRKVHPDGRVPVVIVGNKGDLLHARQVQTRDGVQLANELGSLFLEISTSENYEDVCNVFQHLCKEVSKSHGVSGERRRASIIPRPRSPNMQDLKRRFKQALSSKVKAPSALG
- the RASL11A gene encoding ras-like protein family member 11A isoform X2; this encodes MRPPSMSGHCLLAPIPESSSDCLPPKDIKLAVLGAGRVGKSGKLYSRLVYVEGDQLSLQIQDTPGGIQVQDNLLQVADPLSRCMQWADGFLLVYSITDYDSYQSIRPLYQHIRKVHPDGRVPVVIVGNKGDLLHARQVQTRDGVQLANELGSLFLEISTSENYEDVCNVFQHLCKEVSKSHGVSGERRRASIIPRPRSPNMQDLKRRFKQALSSKVKAPSALG